In Mustela nigripes isolate SB6536 chromosome 2, MUSNIG.SB6536, whole genome shotgun sequence, a single window of DNA contains:
- the ZNF358 gene encoding zinc finger protein 358 isoform X1, which produces MERGAEPWSWALDTSSAGSHDFHPDPAPEAASTSTPGMRRSVLVRNPGHRGPRPAYEELDSDSEDLDPNPEELDAVCEDPEPDPEDLNTVSEDADPSYEDLGPVSEDLDPDAEAPSSISAARDSDPQDLHPMASSFDLDPDVIGPVPLVLDPNNDTLSPTESPDVDPLASSLTATPEVLAPSPAVLPAPASPPRPFSCPDCGRAFRRSSGLSQHRRTHSGEKPYRCPDCGKSFSHGATLAQHRGIHTGARPYQCAACGKAFGWRSTLLKHRSSHSGEKPHHCPVCGKAFGHGSLLAQHLRTHGGPRPHKCPVCAKGFGQGSALLKHLRTHTGERPYPCPQCGKAFGQSSALLQHQRTHTAERPYRCPHCGKAFGQSSNLQHHLRIHTGERPYACPHCSKAFGQSSALLQHLHVHSGERPYRCQLCGKAFGQASSLTKHKRVHEGAAAAAAAAAAAAAAAAAAAAGLGLSPASMLRPGQVSLLGPDAVSVLGSGLDLSPGPSTGLGSEPSSVLGSLPDPGPKALSGSESTPTPDSVKSSDPKPVPNANPDVVASPEQGSGPSSDQDPAPSPQPNPESHPEPCSPTHNTVSPALPTGESPEWVQEQGALLGPDG; this is translated from the exons atggagagaggggcagagcccTGGAGCTGGGCACTGGACACCTCTAGTGCCGGGTCCCATGACTTCCATCCAG ATCCTGCCCCGGAAGCAGCCAGCACTTCCACACCAGGGATGCGGCGCTCAGTCCTGGTCAGGAACCCGGGCCACAGAGGTCCAAGGCCTGCTTATGAAGAGCTTGACTCCGACTCAGAGGACCTGGACCCCAACCCTGAAGAGCTGGATGCAGTCTGCGAAGACCCAGAGCCTGACCCAGAAGACCTCAACACTGTCTCCGAAGATGCGGACCCCAGCTACGAAGATCTGGGGCCCGTCTCTGAGGACCTGGACCCCGACGCCGAAGCTCCGAGCTCCATCTCAGCTGCCCGGGACTCGGATCCCCAAGATCTCCACCCCATGGCTTCAAGTTTCGACCTTGATCCAGATGTCATTGGCCCTGTGCCCCTGGTTCTTGACCCTAACAACGACACCCTCAGCCCCACCGAATCCCCAGACGTGGACCCCCTCGCATCCAGCCTCACTGCCACTCCCGAggtcctggcccccagccccgcgGTGCTCCCTGCACCCGCCAGCCCTCCCCGGCCCTTCTCCTGCCCCGACTGCGGGCGAGCCTTCCGCCGTAGCTCGGGGCTGAGCCAGCACCGCCGTACCCACAGCGGCGAGAAGCCCTACCGCTGCCCCGACTGCGGCAAGTCGTTCAGCCACGGCGCCACGCTGGCCCAGCACCGCGGCATCCACACAGGCGCGCGGCCCTACCAGTGCGCCGCCTGCGGCAAGGCCTTCGGCTGGCGCTCGACGCTGCTGAAGCACCGCAGCAGCCACAGTGGCGAGAAGCCGCACCACTGCCCGGTGTGCGGCAAGGCGTTCGGGCACGGCTCGCTGCTGGCGCAGCACCTGCGCACGCACGGCGGGCCGCGGCCGCACAAGTGCCCCGTGTGCGCCAAGGGCTTCGGGCAGGGTTCGGCGCTGCTGAAGCACCTGCGCACGCACACCGGCGAGCGGCCCTACCCGTGCCCGCAGTGCGGCAAGGCCTTCGGCCAGAGCTCGGCACTGCTGCAGCACCAGCGCACGCACACGGCCGAGCGCCCTTACCGCTGTCCCCACTGCGGGAAGGCCTTCGGCCAGAGCTCCAACCTGCAGCACCACCTGCGCATCCACACCGGCGAGCGGCCCTACGCCTGTCCCCACTGCTCCAAGGCCTTCGGCCAGAGCTCCGCGCTGCTGCAGCACCTGCACGTGCACTCCGGGGAGCGCCCTTACCGCTGCCAGCTCTGCGGCAAGGCCTTTGGCCAAGCGTCCAGCCTCACCAAGCACAAGCGGGTGCACGAgggcgccgccgccgctgccgccgcagctgctgcagccgccgccgccgccgccgccgccgccgcgggccTTGGCCTCAGTCCTGCCTCCATGTTGAGGCCAGGGCAGGTCTCCCTCCTGGGTCCTGATGCTGTCTCTGTTCTTGGCTCCGGCCTGGACCTCAGCCCTGGCCCCAGCACCGGCCTGGGCTCTGAACCTAGCTCCGTGCTGGGCTCCCTTCCTGATCCTGGCCCCAAAGCTCTCTCTGGCTCCGAATCTACCCCCACCCCTGATTCTGTCAAATCTTCTGACCCTAAGCCTGTTCCCAATGCCAATCCTGACGTCGTGGCCAGCCCTGAGCAGGGATCTGGTCCCAGCTCTGACCAGGatcccgcccccagcccccagcccaacCCTGAATCTCACCCTGAGCCCTGCTCTCCCACCCACAACACTGTCAGTCCAGCCCTCCCTACTGGCGAGAGTCCCGAGTGGGTGCAGGAGCAAGGGGCTCTGCTGGGGCCGGATGGCTGA
- the ZNF358 gene encoding zinc finger protein 358 isoform X2: MRRSVLVRNPGHRGPRPAYEELDSDSEDLDPNPEELDAVCEDPEPDPEDLNTVSEDADPSYEDLGPVSEDLDPDAEAPSSISAARDSDPQDLHPMASSFDLDPDVIGPVPLVLDPNNDTLSPTESPDVDPLASSLTATPEVLAPSPAVLPAPASPPRPFSCPDCGRAFRRSSGLSQHRRTHSGEKPYRCPDCGKSFSHGATLAQHRGIHTGARPYQCAACGKAFGWRSTLLKHRSSHSGEKPHHCPVCGKAFGHGSLLAQHLRTHGGPRPHKCPVCAKGFGQGSALLKHLRTHTGERPYPCPQCGKAFGQSSALLQHQRTHTAERPYRCPHCGKAFGQSSNLQHHLRIHTGERPYACPHCSKAFGQSSALLQHLHVHSGERPYRCQLCGKAFGQASSLTKHKRVHEGAAAAAAAAAAAAAAAAAAAAGLGLSPASMLRPGQVSLLGPDAVSVLGSGLDLSPGPSTGLGSEPSSVLGSLPDPGPKALSGSESTPTPDSVKSSDPKPVPNANPDVVASPEQGSGPSSDQDPAPSPQPNPESHPEPCSPTHNTVSPALPTGESPEWVQEQGALLGPDG, from the coding sequence ATGCGGCGCTCAGTCCTGGTCAGGAACCCGGGCCACAGAGGTCCAAGGCCTGCTTATGAAGAGCTTGACTCCGACTCAGAGGACCTGGACCCCAACCCTGAAGAGCTGGATGCAGTCTGCGAAGACCCAGAGCCTGACCCAGAAGACCTCAACACTGTCTCCGAAGATGCGGACCCCAGCTACGAAGATCTGGGGCCCGTCTCTGAGGACCTGGACCCCGACGCCGAAGCTCCGAGCTCCATCTCAGCTGCCCGGGACTCGGATCCCCAAGATCTCCACCCCATGGCTTCAAGTTTCGACCTTGATCCAGATGTCATTGGCCCTGTGCCCCTGGTTCTTGACCCTAACAACGACACCCTCAGCCCCACCGAATCCCCAGACGTGGACCCCCTCGCATCCAGCCTCACTGCCACTCCCGAggtcctggcccccagccccgcgGTGCTCCCTGCACCCGCCAGCCCTCCCCGGCCCTTCTCCTGCCCCGACTGCGGGCGAGCCTTCCGCCGTAGCTCGGGGCTGAGCCAGCACCGCCGTACCCACAGCGGCGAGAAGCCCTACCGCTGCCCCGACTGCGGCAAGTCGTTCAGCCACGGCGCCACGCTGGCCCAGCACCGCGGCATCCACACAGGCGCGCGGCCCTACCAGTGCGCCGCCTGCGGCAAGGCCTTCGGCTGGCGCTCGACGCTGCTGAAGCACCGCAGCAGCCACAGTGGCGAGAAGCCGCACCACTGCCCGGTGTGCGGCAAGGCGTTCGGGCACGGCTCGCTGCTGGCGCAGCACCTGCGCACGCACGGCGGGCCGCGGCCGCACAAGTGCCCCGTGTGCGCCAAGGGCTTCGGGCAGGGTTCGGCGCTGCTGAAGCACCTGCGCACGCACACCGGCGAGCGGCCCTACCCGTGCCCGCAGTGCGGCAAGGCCTTCGGCCAGAGCTCGGCACTGCTGCAGCACCAGCGCACGCACACGGCCGAGCGCCCTTACCGCTGTCCCCACTGCGGGAAGGCCTTCGGCCAGAGCTCCAACCTGCAGCACCACCTGCGCATCCACACCGGCGAGCGGCCCTACGCCTGTCCCCACTGCTCCAAGGCCTTCGGCCAGAGCTCCGCGCTGCTGCAGCACCTGCACGTGCACTCCGGGGAGCGCCCTTACCGCTGCCAGCTCTGCGGCAAGGCCTTTGGCCAAGCGTCCAGCCTCACCAAGCACAAGCGGGTGCACGAgggcgccgccgccgctgccgccgcagctgctgcagccgccgccgccgccgccgccgccgccgcgggccTTGGCCTCAGTCCTGCCTCCATGTTGAGGCCAGGGCAGGTCTCCCTCCTGGGTCCTGATGCTGTCTCTGTTCTTGGCTCCGGCCTGGACCTCAGCCCTGGCCCCAGCACCGGCCTGGGCTCTGAACCTAGCTCCGTGCTGGGCTCCCTTCCTGATCCTGGCCCCAAAGCTCTCTCTGGCTCCGAATCTACCCCCACCCCTGATTCTGTCAAATCTTCTGACCCTAAGCCTGTTCCCAATGCCAATCCTGACGTCGTGGCCAGCCCTGAGCAGGGATCTGGTCCCAGCTCTGACCAGGatcccgcccccagcccccagcccaacCCTGAATCTCACCCTGAGCCCTGCTCTCCCACCCACAACACTGTCAGTCCAGCCCTCCCTACTGGCGAGAGTCCCGAGTGGGTGCAGGAGCAAGGGGCTCTGCTGGGGCCGGATGGCTGA
- the SAXO5 gene encoding testis-expressed protein 45, translating to MSRMDFLKASHFALGPDPRLHVGDMQSTSHRDFPAPLAGTRAQQCQAPPRGSLFAQDTRSAGTRLESETHGAYAPPGPSPSRRSELRERTLAMQASNWRVLADSRVRTSLSTVRADFGWPEPPARASEQIRGARLIFDRDSVPPGDPAKLGIPPTTYQAFCLPHDPYPQPRAPCCHLGGLNPLRWDHSRQDNGTSYQRHFQALPSPPALMCKRAFSSVELGDSKIGYGPMCSEQKQAYRPQGLPPERYDKAQAAAHIHYVNIRPGDGLFHDRTTKAEHFYAREPERFVLHHDQTPASHILEGNWRPGPGSLTTSMHFFHGQPHPVTAPPSRHLPLEKLKSHVCLGDPSLLKQFFQTSMGTDYCPPATPEKVQIAPNLHLMPSNLPRGTDETDFLTTNQKMLKPHRTPPASVTEEMLQRSKYSHIEPPLGRQRFFSTQYEDEFASKYQGPAVLRLTNLQDSHVPLGSLHQWGCGAGKVDPRAPQAPTYPCPSQQ from the exons ATGTCCCGGATGGACTTCCTCAAGGCCTCGCACTTTGCACTGGGGCCCGACCCGCGGCTGCACGTGGGCGACATGCAGTCCACATCGCATCGGGACTTCCCGGCCCCCCTAGCCGGCACCCGTGCGCAGCAGTGCCAGGCGCCGCCCCGCGGGTCCCTCTTCGCACAGGACACGCGCTCGGCGGGCACGCGGCTCGAGTCCGAGACACACGGCGCGTACGCACCCCCGGGGCCGTCGCCGTCCCGGCGATCGGAGTTGCGGGAGCGCACCCTCGCCATGCAGGCCAGCAACTGGCGCGTGCTCGCGGACTCGCGCGTCCGCACCAGCCTCTCCACCGTGCGCGCCGACTTCGGCTGGCCCGAGCCGCCGGCGCGCGCGAGCGAGCAGATCCGCGGCGCGCGGCTCATCTTCGATCGCGACTCGGTGCCGCCTGGCGACCCAGCCAAGCTGGGCATCCCCCCCACCACCTACCAGGCGTTTTGCCTGCCCCACGACCCGTACCCGCAGCCCCGCGCGCCCTGCTGCCACCTCG GGGGCCTCAACCCCCTCAGGTGGGACCACAGCAGACAGGACAATGGGACCTCCTACCAGAGACACTTCCAGGCCCTGCCGAGCCCACCAGCCTTGATGTGTAAGAGG GCCTTCTCCAGCGTCGAACTGGGAGACTCCAAGATTGGCTATGGGCCCATGTGTTCAGAGCAGAAGCAAGCCTACAGACCCCAGGGTCTCCCCCCAGAGAG GTATGACAAGGCTCAGGCCGCAGCCCACATCCACTATGTGAATATTCGTCCTGGAGATGGCCTATTCCATGACAGGACCACCAAGGCTGAACACTTCTATGCCCGAGAGCCAG AGCGTTTTGTCCTTCACCATGACCAGACTCCAGCATCGCACATCCTGGAAGGAAACTGGCGCCCTGGTCCAGGCAGCCTCACCACGTCCATGCATTTCTTCCATGGCCAG CCGCATCCGGTGACCGCACCGCCCAGCCGCCACTTGCCTTTAGAGAAATTGAAGAGTCACGTGTGCCTAGGGGACCCCTCGCTGCTCAAACAGTTCTTCCAGACTTCCATGGGCACGGACTATTGCCCCCCTGCGACGCCAGAGAAGGTGCAGATAGCACCCAATCTTCACTTGATGCCTAGCAACCTGCCCCGTGGCACTGACG aaacagattttttaacCACGAACCAGAAGATGCTGAAGCCTCATAGAACACCTCCAGCCTCCGTGACGGAGGAAATGCTTCAGCGG AGCAAATACAGCCACATTGAGCCCCCGCTTGGCAGACAGCGCTTCTTCTCAACCCAGTATGAGGATGAGTTTGCCTCCAAGTACCAGGGCCCAGCAGTGCTGAGATTGACCAATCTTCAGGACAGCCATGTGCCTCTGGGCTCCCTTCACCAGTGGGGGTGTGGGGCTGGGAAGGTAGACCCTCGggccccccaggcccccacctACCCATGCCCTAGCCAACAATAA